One Apis cerana isolate GH-2021 linkage group LG15, AcerK_1.0, whole genome shotgun sequence DNA window includes the following coding sequences:
- the LOC108001086 gene encoding Fanconi anemia group I protein homolog isoform X4: MYHRFENLRDDQLKLRTFVKDLNKEELIQLIENIICKLDATKILDDLLQAFCDSDEKQRKLIEYVLKSLGKANISTGQANTIINWIIADFPKYSKQHLVKLVDFCVKNICNDADELQSWKDILPGLFEALENEKYIVHADTEMSGIEYKSLIVKNICNYNWNVNLLPSLAKMFGDMALDKINRNEVLKTLCSALPNLPLDQVPSFTYQTLKLCTNRDNQKLLNALSKYFNLYYSKTNLVNNVDNFESIDIINLKEIYDIESTVLYHIYQATQLNHENMKDFIRFLKHVSYAPEYILQSFILCVLMSVSDIYEDQIFEILRLAIVHNTFEKEKRQNSAWLRQLLPSPCNIIDIIQQVIDSSNKERHLILKGLTNLAFTLMSADQKSKNNATAMWCIGSEIIREIIKKHHETIPIVLQELINKIVAGNMPTVHYTDCLKYMCRELSMIVLEHQTMIMIILERLLLLQPIVATQVLYAIFPLIPISPNIRENLLLTLRKALYRKGTSKRQMAVTGFIEMLKYKKMHSQYNFRLSQLNSFDYPSSSNSRSTLTQVTLEYNSQPEKSLTEYGKTLCYEILDILKKSFTYEFEVRLHLYEGLYNTAIKNPEIVEIILDMLFSHLNLYLHVDDNILPPVKLELCTDIHGMDVVMQEPIAQLIFALQKIYINTTTKNSSTSEKIYNILESLCKKMTIIELEHLNLEHGTDFFSGESKSQIKLKNLGMAIEICEALIAFRIGEWSKGNDKILNNINDLFKAYTRLVDFIKMQSTKMKKIDNSKNKKDKDVNNTTKKSIKSNNIKIPNTIMDLDVIRQSLLLLFSQSTQNGDILRKNHNFCYYILQICEQLLQRIKLSIKDISQSQNHRYLNTYIDIGKLLYKYFIQNIIDALTNDAQVTILALQCFKEISYCVCTLLSFELQTFLNSIFEIQSKKDSISKDINFQLQEIIFSLKEYLEKFLTEDVNDDEKKKVSCLLLEIMEQYTYKINFENYNSEKMLKCIKKMIQIENIQSSIVPAILQFFLHLEEHTQEYGETLNEICMELCEKVGTIDGTELIMNRIYKIIREDTILQIYTVLNSHIKQKLDNASWLLMRLKAEDIIIRAPGTIDE, translated from the exons atgtatcatcgttttgaaaatttacgagatgatcaattaaaattgcGCACATttgttaaagatttaaataaagaagag CTTATACAACTAATAGAAaacattatttgtaaattggatgctacaaaaatattagatgATCTTTTACAAGCATTTTGTGATTCTGATGAGAAACAACGAAAACTTATCGAATATGTATTGAAGAGTTTGGGAAAAGCTAATATATCTACAGGACAAGCAAATACGATAATTAATTGGATAATTGctgattttccaaaatattcgaaacaacATCTTGTCAAATTGGTCGATTtttgtgttaaaaatatttgcaatgatGCTGATGAGTTGCAGAg ttggAAAGATATATTACCTGGTTTATTTGAAGcattggaaaatgaaaaatatattgttcatGCAGATACTGAAATGTCaggaattgaatataaatcattaattgttaaaaatatatgtaattataattggaATGTCAATCTTTTACCATCTTTGGCAAAAATGTTTGg agATATGGCATTAGATAAGATAAATCGTAATGAAGTTTTGAAAACATTATGTTCTGCTCTTCCAAATCTTCCTCTGGACCAAGTACCTTCTTTCACATatcaaacattaaaattatgcaCAAATCGAGATAATCAAAAACTTTTGAATGCCTTATctaagtattttaatttgtattattctaAAACCAATTTAGTCAACAATgtagataattttgaaagtatag atataattaatttgaaagagaTATATGACATTGAAAGCACTGTTTTATATCACATATATCAAGCTACACAGttaaatcatgaaaatatgaaagattttattcgtttccttAAACATGTGTCTTATGCTccagaatatatattacaatcatTTATACTTTGTGTTTTAATGTCAGTTTCTGATATATATGAAGATCAg atttttgaaatattaagattagCTATTGTCCACAatacttttgaaaaagaaaagcgaCAAAATAGTGCCTGGTTAAGGCAACTTTTACCTTCTCCTtgcaatataattgatattattcaaCAAGTCATTGATAGCAG caaTAAAGAAcgtcatttaatattaaagggACTTACTAATTTAGCTTTTACACTAATGAGTGctgatcaaaaatcaaaaaataatgcaaCAGCTATGTGGTGTATAGGATCTGAAATAAtacgagaaataattaaaaaacatcatGAAACAATTCCTATTGTATtacaagaattaattaataaaatagtagcAGGAAATATGCCAACAGTGCACTATACAG attgtttaaaatatatgtgtcGTGAATTGTCAATGATTGTTTTGGAGCATCAGACTATGATTATGATCATTCTTGAACGATTGTTACTTTTGCAACCTATAGTTGCTACTCAAGTTTTATATgctatttttccattaatacCTATTTCGCCTAATATAcgagaaaatcttttattaactttaagaAAAGCTCTTTACAGAAAAGGCACATCAAAACGACAAATGGCAGTTACAGGATTTATTgagatgttaaaatataaaaaaatgcattctcaatataattttagattaagtCAACTTAATTCTTTCGATTACCCAAGTAGTTCTAATTCTAGATCAACATTAACTcaa gtGACTTTGGAGTATAATTCACAACCAGAAAAATCACTTACAGAATATGGTAAAACTTTATGTTATGAAATAttggatatattaaaaaaaagttttacttACGAATTTGAAGTTAGATTACATTTGTATGaag gttTATATAATACTGCAATCAAAAATCctgaaatagtagaaattatattagatatgcTTTTTTCGCATTTGAATCTCTATCTTCATGTAGATGATAATATCTTACCTCCtgtgaaattagaattatgtACAGATATTCATGGTATGGATGTAGTTATGCAAGAACCTATTGCTCAATTGATATTtgcattacaaaaaatatatattaatacaactacaaaaaattcaagtacttctgaaaaaatatataatattttggaatcattatgtaaaaaaatgacaattatagaattagaacatttaaatttg gAGCATGGaactgattttttttctgGAGAATCAAAATcacagataaaattaaaaaaccttGGCATGGCTATTGAGATTTGTGAAGCTTTAATAGCATTTAGAATTGGTGAATGGTCAAAAGGGAATGATAAAATcctaaataatatcaatgatttatttaaagcaTACACACGTTTggtagattttattaaaatg caatctacaaaaatgaaaaaaattgataatagtaaaaataagaaagataaagatgtCAATAATACAACTAAAAAAtccattaaatcaaataatataaaaattccaaatactATTATGGATTTAGATGTGATTCGTCAAAGtttgttacttttattttc ACAATCAACTCAAAATGGTGATATACTtcgaaaaaatcataatttttgctattatatattacaaatatgtgAACAACTTTTACAACGGATAAAATTGTCTATAAAAGACATTTCTCAATCGCAAAatcatcgatatttaaatacatatattgatattgGAAA attgctttataaatatttcatacaaaatataattgatgctCTTACAAATGATGCACAAGTAACTATATTAGCTTTGCAATGTTTCAAAGAAATCTCTTATTGTGTATgtacattattatcatttgagTTACAGACATTTCTCAATTCAATTT ttgaaATACAATCTAAGAAAGATTCAATatctaaagatattaattttcaattacaagaaattattttttcattaaaagaatatttggaaAAGTTTCTTACAGAAGATGTAAATGAtgatgagaagaaaaaagtatcatgtttattattagaaataatggaacaatatacgtataaaattaatttcgaaaattataattctgaaAAG atgctaaaatgcataaaaaaaatgattcaaatcgaaaatattcaaagttctATTGTTCCTGCAatcttgcaattttttttacatttagaaGAACATACACAAGAATATGGAGAAacgttaaatgaaatttgtatgGAATTATGTGAAAAAGTTGGAACTATTGATGGT actgagttaataatgaatagaatatataaaattatacgcgAAGAtactatattacaaatttatactgTATTAAATAGTCATATTAAACAAAAGTTGGATAATGCTTCATGGTTGTTGATGCGATTAAAAGCAGAAGACATCATAATTCGAGCACCTGGAACAATTGATGAA taa
- the LOC108001086 gene encoding Fanconi anemia group I protein homolog isoform X2 — protein sequence MYHRFENLRDDQLKLRTFVKDLNKEELIQLIENIICKLDATKILDDLLQAFCDSDEKQRKLIEYVLKSLGKANISTGQANTIINWIIADFPKYSKQHLVKLVDFCVKNICNDADELQSWKDILPGLFEALENEKYIVHADTEMSGIEYKSLIVKNICNYNWNVNLLPSLAKMFGDMALDKINRNEVLKTLCSALPNLPLDQVPSFTYQTLKLCTNRDNQKLLNALSKYFNLYYSKTNLVNNVDNFESIDIINLKEIYDIESTVLYHIYQATQLNHENMKDFIRFLKHVSYAPEYILQSFILCVLMSVSDIYEDQIFEILRLAIVHNTFEKEKRQNSAWLRQLLPSPCNIIDIIQQVIDSSNKERHLILKGLTNLAFTLMSADQKSKNNATAMWCIGSEIIREIIKKHHETIPIVLQELINKIVAGNMPTVHYTDCLKYMCRELSMIVLEHQTMIMIILERLLLLQPIVATQVLYAIFPLIPISPNIRENLLLTLRKALYRKGTSKRQMAVTGFIEMLKYKKMHSQYNFRLSQLNSFDYPSSSNSRSTLTQVTLEYNSQPEKSLTEYGKTLCYEILDILKKSFTYEFEVRLHLYEGLYNTAIKNPEIVEIILDMLFSHLNLYLHVDDNILPPVKLELCTDIHGMDVVMQEPIAQLIFALQKIYINTTTKNSSTSEKIYNILESLCKKMTIIELEHLNLEHGTDFFSGESKSQIKLKNLGMAIEICEALIAFRIGEWSKGNDKILNNINDLFKAYTRLVDFIKMQSTKMKKIDNSKNKKDKDVNNTTKKSIKSNNIKIPNTIMDLDVIRQSLLLLFSQSTQNGDILRKNHNFCYYILQICEQLLQRIKLSIKDISQSQNHRYLNTYIDIGKLLYKYFIQNIIDALTNDAQVTILALQCFKEISYCVCTLLSFELQTFLNSIFEIQSKKDSISKDINFQLQEIIFSLKEYLEKFLTEDVNDDEKKKVSCLLLEIMEQYTYKINFENYNSEKMLKCIKKMIQIENIQSSIVPAILQFFLHLEEHTQEYGETLNEICMELCEKVGTIDGTELIMNRIYKIIREDTILQIYTVLNSHIKQKLDNASWLLMRLKAEDIIIRAPGTIDEVLNNNLKEKERNLCKQLSYLAQVLQTLANISIESSPCIDNTFKNLQYLYHLLGNLTKYFYTKSNIQNAAFQAVKFIQLVQLAGKPLKSTFYNLVTYVEENQNKLQSKFDSYAQRNKILKETKIIPRVVYEIEQFNKEILLLGKRTGIPLENYMKHSITRDFRIKNPELVEGLEKMDTSLLNSSSPENSENENPISNTDDFSDNDDNTIPSKKRCRTED from the exons atgtatcatcgttttgaaaatttacgagatgatcaattaaaattgcGCACATttgttaaagatttaaataaagaagag CTTATACAACTAATAGAAaacattatttgtaaattggatgctacaaaaatattagatgATCTTTTACAAGCATTTTGTGATTCTGATGAGAAACAACGAAAACTTATCGAATATGTATTGAAGAGTTTGGGAAAAGCTAATATATCTACAGGACAAGCAAATACGATAATTAATTGGATAATTGctgattttccaaaatattcgaaacaacATCTTGTCAAATTGGTCGATTtttgtgttaaaaatatttgcaatgatGCTGATGAGTTGCAGAg ttggAAAGATATATTACCTGGTTTATTTGAAGcattggaaaatgaaaaatatattgttcatGCAGATACTGAAATGTCaggaattgaatataaatcattaattgttaaaaatatatgtaattataattggaATGTCAATCTTTTACCATCTTTGGCAAAAATGTTTGg agATATGGCATTAGATAAGATAAATCGTAATGAAGTTTTGAAAACATTATGTTCTGCTCTTCCAAATCTTCCTCTGGACCAAGTACCTTCTTTCACATatcaaacattaaaattatgcaCAAATCGAGATAATCAAAAACTTTTGAATGCCTTATctaagtattttaatttgtattattctaAAACCAATTTAGTCAACAATgtagataattttgaaagtatag atataattaatttgaaagagaTATATGACATTGAAAGCACTGTTTTATATCACATATATCAAGCTACACAGttaaatcatgaaaatatgaaagattttattcgtttccttAAACATGTGTCTTATGCTccagaatatatattacaatcatTTATACTTTGTGTTTTAATGTCAGTTTCTGATATATATGAAGATCAg atttttgaaatattaagattagCTATTGTCCACAatacttttgaaaaagaaaagcgaCAAAATAGTGCCTGGTTAAGGCAACTTTTACCTTCTCCTtgcaatataattgatattattcaaCAAGTCATTGATAGCAG caaTAAAGAAcgtcatttaatattaaagggACTTACTAATTTAGCTTTTACACTAATGAGTGctgatcaaaaatcaaaaaataatgcaaCAGCTATGTGGTGTATAGGATCTGAAATAAtacgagaaataattaaaaaacatcatGAAACAATTCCTATTGTATtacaagaattaattaataaaatagtagcAGGAAATATGCCAACAGTGCACTATACAG attgtttaaaatatatgtgtcGTGAATTGTCAATGATTGTTTTGGAGCATCAGACTATGATTATGATCATTCTTGAACGATTGTTACTTTTGCAACCTATAGTTGCTACTCAAGTTTTATATgctatttttccattaatacCTATTTCGCCTAATATAcgagaaaatcttttattaactttaagaAAAGCTCTTTACAGAAAAGGCACATCAAAACGACAAATGGCAGTTACAGGATTTATTgagatgttaaaatataaaaaaatgcattctcaatataattttagattaagtCAACTTAATTCTTTCGATTACCCAAGTAGTTCTAATTCTAGATCAACATTAACTcaa gtGACTTTGGAGTATAATTCACAACCAGAAAAATCACTTACAGAATATGGTAAAACTTTATGTTATGAAATAttggatatattaaaaaaaagttttacttACGAATTTGAAGTTAGATTACATTTGTATGaag gttTATATAATACTGCAATCAAAAATCctgaaatagtagaaattatattagatatgcTTTTTTCGCATTTGAATCTCTATCTTCATGTAGATGATAATATCTTACCTCCtgtgaaattagaattatgtACAGATATTCATGGTATGGATGTAGTTATGCAAGAACCTATTGCTCAATTGATATTtgcattacaaaaaatatatattaatacaactacaaaaaattcaagtacttctgaaaaaatatataatattttggaatcattatgtaaaaaaatgacaattatagaattagaacatttaaatttg gAGCATGGaactgattttttttctgGAGAATCAAAATcacagataaaattaaaaaaccttGGCATGGCTATTGAGATTTGTGAAGCTTTAATAGCATTTAGAATTGGTGAATGGTCAAAAGGGAATGATAAAATcctaaataatatcaatgatttatttaaagcaTACACACGTTTggtagattttattaaaatg caatctacaaaaatgaaaaaaattgataatagtaaaaataagaaagataaagatgtCAATAATACAACTAAAAAAtccattaaatcaaataatataaaaattccaaatactATTATGGATTTAGATGTGATTCGTCAAAGtttgttacttttattttc ACAATCAACTCAAAATGGTGATATACTtcgaaaaaatcataatttttgctattatatattacaaatatgtgAACAACTTTTACAACGGATAAAATTGTCTATAAAAGACATTTCTCAATCGCAAAatcatcgatatttaaatacatatattgatattgGAAA attgctttataaatatttcatacaaaatataattgatgctCTTACAAATGATGCACAAGTAACTATATTAGCTTTGCAATGTTTCAAAGAAATCTCTTATTGTGTATgtacattattatcatttgagTTACAGACATTTCTCAATTCAATTT ttgaaATACAATCTAAGAAAGATTCAATatctaaagatattaattttcaattacaagaaattattttttcattaaaagaatatttggaaAAGTTTCTTACAGAAGATGTAAATGAtgatgagaagaaaaaagtatcatgtttattattagaaataatggaacaatatacgtataaaattaatttcgaaaattataattctgaaAAG atgctaaaatgcataaaaaaaatgattcaaatcgaaaatattcaaagttctATTGTTCCTGCAatcttgcaattttttttacatttagaaGAACATACACAAGAATATGGAGAAacgttaaatgaaatttgtatgGAATTATGTGAAAAAGTTGGAACTATTGATGGT actgagttaataatgaatagaatatataaaattatacgcgAAGAtactatattacaaatttatactgTATTAAATAGTCATATTAAACAAAAGTTGGATAATGCTTCATGGTTGTTGATGCGATTAAAAGCAGAAGACATCATAATTCGAGCACCTGGAACAATTGATGAAGTAT taaataataatttaaaagaaaaggaacgaaATTTATGTAAACAATTATCCTATCTTGCTCAAGTACTCCAAACATTAGCCAATATATCAATTGAATCAAGTCCATGTATTgacaatacttttaaaaatttacaatatttgtatcatttacTTGGAAAccttacaaaatatttttacacaaaatcaaatattcaaaatgcaGCATTCCAAGCAGTTAA ATTCATTCAATTAGTACAATTAGCTGGTAAACCATTAAAAtctactttttataatttagtaaCATATGTAGAg gaaaatcaaaataaattacagtCAAAATTTGACTCTTAtgcacaaagaaataaaattttaaaagaaactaaaataatacCTCGTGTAGTATATGAAATTGAACaattcaataaagaaatattattacttggCAAAAGAACGGGT ataccattagaaaattatatgaaacacAGCATAACTAgagattttagaataaaaaatccaGAATTGGTAGAAGGACTTGAGAAAATGGATACAAGTTTG cttAATTCATCAAGTCCAGAAAActctgaaaatgaaaatcctATTTCAAATACAGATGATTTCAGCGACAATGATGATAATACAATACCTTCAAAAAAACGATGTAGAACAGaagattga